In Methylocystis echinoides, one genomic interval encodes:
- a CDS encoding HAD-IC family P-type ATPase → MTRKDLSRDAIWHAVDAGEALRRLESDPSRGLASDDVARRLKQYGPNRLPEAAKRGPLMRFLQQFDNVLVYVLLAAGFVKLMLGLWLDASIITGVVVINAVLGFLQEGKAEKALDSIRNMLSADARALRDAELRVVSAEELVPGDIVLLESGDRVPADLRLIDVKNLRADEAALTGESVPADKATAPVPENSTVGDREDMAFSGTLIVSGRATGVVVATGAGTELGRINQMLAGVDALETPLLRQIKAFGHTIAKVIGFVSAAVFAYGRWVRDLPFVEAFQAVVGIAVSVIPEGLPALITITLAIGVQRMAQRNAIIRRLPAVETLGSVSRICSDKTGTLTLMEMMVASAVTANAAYRVTGDGYASEGQILLDGAPAAGGAVLKRMGTVSALCNDSELRATDNVWKVEGDPTEAALYPFAAKIGVDRNAERESRRRVDAIPFESEHKFMATLHEEADGGRLLLVKGAPEVILAHCDRQETENGPEPLRGDYWDEASNRLAAQGERVLALAWLVNPRIDAASLSPADLPKSLALLGLVGLMDPPRKEAVEAVAECHKGGIRVTMITGDHKITAAAIAKMLGIGDGETAVAGTEIESMNDAALQQTVQNVDVFARASPEHKLRLVKAIQANGQVVAMTGDGVNDAPALKRADIGVAMGIKGTEVTKEAAAMVLADDNFASITAAVREGRTVYNNIEKALLFMLPTNVAQALVILVAIVAGFMLPITAPQILWVNMVTSVALGLVISFEPHETDVMRRAPRAVSRPILDGFAIWRVIFVGVALLALTLVAFFWSKSTNASDELSRTIAVNTLVVGQIFYLLNSRFKTESSLSISAHLGNPYLPLGIGAVVLLQLLFTYAPPLQRLFGTDAIPLDMWPWLFAGGLAFFLVVEAEKFLIRTFKLAGQEAPASQPTLRAATSEAYTPPPKWQALLGALAVAALIGGELYVFWRGAPNQVATAAQTPSNVAKILDTSPPREVFAPVSGTVAAILCDKGQEVESGRICAKLDPAPFTEAVAREKTALATAEQRRQASAAAAAKAQADLERKQRSGKRSSASLEQARAAVERARARADADQAAVDRSQAALRAAEDALGRVDVAAPVAGTVVSTAVVGAAVESEKGPALFSIAPSARPMGASTDMTR, encoded by the coding sequence ATGACGCGTAAAGACCTCTCCAGAGACGCCATCTGGCACGCTGTCGACGCGGGGGAGGCGTTACGCCGCCTCGAGAGCGATCCTTCGCGCGGACTGGCAAGCGACGACGTCGCGCGGCGGCTGAAGCAATACGGACCAAACCGACTGCCGGAAGCCGCCAAACGCGGTCCGTTGATGCGATTTCTGCAGCAGTTCGACAATGTCCTCGTTTACGTCTTGCTCGCCGCCGGCTTCGTCAAACTCATGCTTGGCCTTTGGCTGGACGCATCGATCATCACCGGCGTCGTCGTGATCAACGCCGTGCTCGGCTTTCTACAGGAGGGAAAGGCCGAGAAGGCGCTCGACTCGATCCGCAACATGCTGTCGGCGGATGCGCGCGCGCTTCGCGACGCAGAGCTGCGCGTCGTTTCGGCCGAAGAGCTGGTTCCCGGAGACATTGTCCTGCTGGAGTCGGGAGATCGGGTTCCCGCCGATCTGAGACTGATCGACGTCAAGAACCTTCGCGCCGACGAAGCCGCTTTGACGGGGGAGTCCGTTCCCGCCGACAAGGCGACCGCGCCCGTTCCCGAAAATTCGACGGTGGGCGACCGCGAGGACATGGCTTTTTCGGGCACGCTGATCGTCTCGGGCCGCGCCACGGGCGTCGTCGTCGCGACGGGGGCCGGGACGGAGCTCGGCCGCATCAATCAGATGCTTGCGGGCGTCGACGCGCTCGAGACGCCGCTGCTGCGGCAGATCAAGGCGTTTGGCCATACGATTGCGAAAGTCATCGGCTTTGTCAGCGCCGCCGTTTTCGCCTATGGGCGGTGGGTGCGCGACCTGCCCTTCGTCGAGGCCTTCCAGGCGGTCGTCGGCATTGCGGTCTCCGTCATCCCCGAAGGCTTGCCGGCGCTGATCACCATCACCCTCGCCATCGGCGTGCAGCGCATGGCGCAGCGCAACGCCATCATCAGGCGCTTGCCGGCCGTCGAGACCCTTGGGTCGGTTTCCAGAATATGCTCCGACAAGACGGGCACGCTCACCCTTATGGAGATGATGGTCGCGTCGGCCGTCACGGCGAACGCCGCCTACCGGGTGACGGGCGACGGCTACGCCAGCGAGGGACAAATTTTGCTCGACGGCGCGCCGGCGGCTGGCGGCGCCGTCCTCAAGCGCATGGGAACCGTCTCGGCTCTGTGCAACGACTCCGAGTTGCGCGCAACCGACAATGTCTGGAAAGTCGAGGGCGATCCGACCGAGGCCGCGCTCTATCCCTTCGCCGCCAAGATCGGCGTGGACCGCAACGCGGAGCGGGAGAGCAGGCGCCGCGTCGACGCAATTCCCTTCGAGTCCGAACATAAATTCATGGCGACGCTGCATGAGGAGGCGGACGGCGGTCGGCTGCTCCTCGTCAAGGGCGCGCCGGAAGTCATTCTGGCCCACTGCGACCGTCAGGAGACGGAGAACGGTCCCGAACCCTTGCGTGGGGATTATTGGGACGAAGCCTCCAATCGGCTCGCGGCGCAAGGCGAACGCGTGCTCGCCTTGGCCTGGCTCGTCAACCCGCGCATCGACGCGGCGAGTCTGAGCCCAGCCGACCTGCCGAAGTCCCTGGCGCTTCTCGGCCTCGTCGGGCTGATGGACCCGCCGCGAAAAGAGGCCGTCGAAGCCGTCGCGGAGTGCCACAAGGGCGGCATCCGCGTCACCATGATCACGGGCGATCACAAGATCACCGCGGCGGCGATCGCCAAAATGCTGGGGATCGGCGATGGCGAGACCGCCGTCGCCGGGACCGAGATCGAGTCGATGAATGACGCGGCGTTGCAGCAGACCGTGCAAAACGTCGACGTGTTCGCGCGTGCGAGCCCAGAACACAAGCTTCGTCTCGTGAAAGCGATACAAGCCAACGGCCAGGTCGTGGCGATGACCGGCGACGGCGTAAATGACGCTCCGGCGCTCAAGCGCGCGGATATCGGCGTCGCCATGGGCATAAAAGGCACCGAAGTTACAAAGGAAGCGGCGGCGATGGTGCTCGCCGACGACAATTTCGCTTCGATCACCGCGGCGGTGCGGGAAGGGAGAACCGTCTACAATAATATCGAAAAGGCGCTTCTTTTCATGCTGCCGACCAATGTGGCGCAGGCGTTGGTCATTTTGGTCGCGATCGTCGCGGGCTTCATGCTCCCGATCACCGCGCCCCAAATTCTGTGGGTCAATATGGTCACCTCGGTCGCGCTCGGACTGGTGATTTCCTTCGAGCCGCACGAAACGGACGTGATGCGGCGGGCGCCCCGCGCCGTCTCGCGGCCCATATTGGATGGCTTCGCGATCTGGCGCGTGATCTTCGTGGGCGTTGCGCTCCTCGCTCTTACGCTCGTCGCGTTCTTCTGGTCGAAATCGACCAACGCTTCGGACGAGCTGTCGCGGACGATCGCCGTCAACACGCTGGTCGTCGGTCAGATTTTCTATCTGCTGAACAGCCGGTTCAAGACGGAGTCCTCTCTGTCGATCTCCGCCCACCTCGGCAATCCCTATTTGCCGCTCGGAATCGGCGCCGTCGTCCTGCTGCAGCTTCTCTTCACCTATGCGCCGCCGCTTCAGCGCCTGTTCGGCACGGATGCGATCCCCTTGGACATGTGGCCGTGGCTCTTCGCCGGCGGGCTGGCGTTCTTTCTCGTCGTCGAGGCTGAGAAGTTCCTCATCCGCACCTTCAAGCTCGCCGGACAGGAGGCCCCGGCGTCGCAGCCGACGCTTCGCGCGGCGACCTCGGAAGCGTATACGCCGCCGCCGAAGTGGCAGGCGCTGCTCGGCGCCCTCGCGGTTGCAGCGCTCATCGGCGGCGAGCTTTATGTTTTTTGGCGCGGCGCGCCAAATCAGGTCGCGACCGCCGCGCAGACGCCGTCAAACGTCGCGAAAATTCTGGACACGTCGCCGCCGCGCGAGGTCTTCGCGCCCGTTTCGGGGACGGTGGCCGCCATTCTCTGCGACAAGGGCCAAGAGGTCGAGTCGGGGCGTATCTGCGCGAAACTCGACCCGGCTCCTTTCACGGAAGCCGTCGCGCGCGAAAAAACTGCGCTTGCGACAGCCGAGCAGCGCCGCCAGGCCAGCGCCGCGGCGGCCGCCAAAGCCCAGGC